GTAAGCCTTAAGGTCAATAATGCCAGAACCGGGATTGAGTTGCTGGAAATCAGCGAGAAGATGGTGGGATAAATTGACCATAAAAAATGCTAAATTAGAAGCATTAGTCACGGCAGTTTGGCTCAGGTTCATAAAATCTTCCAATCCCCAAAACTGCTTGGCATCCCTAAAATTAAACTCGATTTGGAAACGGAGTTTGTAATAGTCGATAATTTTTTCAAATGACAGAGTTAGGTCGCTAGAAAAAATAATTACATGGCTGCAAGCATTAGTTTTAAGATTGGTTTTGACCAAAATCACTACATTGAGAGCTTGGGCAAATTCTTTGTGAATAAGAGTGGCTTGATAAATATCAGTTTGAATATCATCCTCAATAGCACTTTTACATAAGTATTTGTCAGGTATATTACGATAGTCTAGCTTATCACCGTATTTACGACGAGAGCGCTTACTGGAGTCAGGATTTTCATAAGGGAAGTATAATGCTGAATCATGGCGCAATTTGGAAATTATCTGCAAGTTGACAAGACGTGCCATCTGCAAAGCATTGTTGTTACCAAAATGACCATCTACTACCAAGTAGGTGAGGGAAATAGAGTTAGCTAATAACTTGAATAGTGAACCAATCATTTTCTGAATTAGTATTAATTCAGATGTTAATATCACTTCCTTTTTATTTTTGTTTTTACTTCCTTTTGGTCGTCCACGCCCACGCTTTTCTTTTTTGTTTGGTTTTTCGATTGTCGAGGTACTTTTTGTTTGAGTATCTTTCTTTAT
This portion of the Nostoc sp. GT001 genome encodes:
- a CDS encoding transposase, encoding MSDILSLLQCLLPQINATTMRQLNQIILAMLAMSGRVTMLGISRWAGIGGSYRTMLRFFHTVIPWATLFWLFFRKHLFRANEVYLLAGDEVVVSKSGKKTYGLDRFFSSLANKPISGLSFFVLSLVSVEQRHSFPIQIEQVIKKDTQTKSTSTIEKPNKKEKRGRGRPKGSKNKNKKEVILTSELILIQKMIGSLFKLLANSISLTYLVVDGHFGNNNALQMARLVNLQIISKLRHDSALYFPYENPDSSKRSRRKYGDKLDYRNIPDKYLCKSAIEDDIQTDIYQATLIHKEFAQALNVVILVKTNLKTNACSHVIIFSSDLTLSFEKIIDYYKLRFQIEFNFRDAKQFWGLEDFMNLSQTAVTNASNLAFFMVNLSHHLLADFQQLNPGSGIIDLKAYHRGFRYVREMLKMLPEIPEPILLTQIFAKLTSLGRIHPVSTGVEPS